From Lysobacter silvisoli, the proteins below share one genomic window:
- a CDS encoding sigma-E factor negative regulatory protein: MTSNQAPNNGSNVQPTDREALSALFDGELDGDAARFALKRLSHDAQWRQACESWQLCGDVLRGQAATLAAPGFAQRVAAAVAAESTVLQAAASEPAAPAPRRRWLGGAALAASVAVVALFVARPFSGNTPDAAAPQTQVASAETAAPAAAPAEPTAPAETAAVLGAAVAVADVPRRVAERRSTRSQNQRAALRRQTQTAAAAPPLEAVAAVNGAVAGSTANPFRPQHVEPAATRPWPRAVLPNYPATGGYTASYGSSTSSASSPSFYPFEPKAADANPSPPPADSEARMPQP; encoded by the coding sequence ATGACGTCGAATCAGGCTCCCAACAACGGCTCCAACGTTCAGCCCACCGACCGCGAAGCGCTCAGCGCGCTGTTCGACGGCGAGCTCGACGGCGACGCGGCGCGTTTCGCGCTCAAGCGCCTGAGCCACGACGCGCAGTGGCGCCAGGCCTGCGAGAGCTGGCAGCTCTGCGGCGACGTGCTGCGCGGACAGGCCGCCACGCTGGCCGCGCCGGGCTTCGCCCAGCGCGTGGCCGCGGCCGTGGCCGCCGAGTCGACCGTGTTGCAGGCCGCGGCCAGCGAACCCGCCGCGCCGGCACCGCGCCGCCGCTGGCTCGGTGGCGCCGCCCTGGCCGCTTCGGTGGCGGTGGTGGCCCTGTTCGTCGCCCGTCCGTTCTCCGGCAACACCCCCGATGCCGCCGCGCCGCAGACCCAGGTGGCCAGCGCCGAAACCGCCGCGCCGGCTGCGGCGCCGGCCGAACCCACCGCGCCGGCCGAAACCGCCGCTGTGCTCGGCGCCGCCGTGGCCGTGGCCGACGTGCCGCGCCGGGTGGCCGAGCGCCGCAGCACGCGCAGCCAGAACCAGCGCGCCGCCTTGCGCCGCCAGACCCAGACCGCGGCGGCCGCGCCGCCGCTGGAAGCGGTGGCCGCCGTCAACGGCGCGGTGGCCGGCAGCACCGCCAACCCGTTCCGTCCCCAGCACGTGGAGCCGGCGGCGACCCGCCCCTGGCCACGCGCGGTGCTGCCCAACTACCCGGCCACCGGCGGCTACACCGCCAGCTACGGCAGCAGCACCAGCTCCGCCAGCTCGCCTTCGTTCTATCCGTTCGAGCCCAAGGCCGCCGACGCCAACCCGTCGCCGCCGCCCGCCGACAGCGAAGCGCGGATGCCGCAACCCTGA
- the rpoE gene encoding RNA polymerase sigma factor RpoE — translation MAENELDQELVRRVQRGDSAAFDALVRKYQHRITALIGRYIPDWSECQDVAQETFLRAYRALPNFRGDAQFYTWLHRIAVNTAKNYLVAQNRRPPTDDIDAGDAEQFETGLRLRDSDTPEHELLRQEIERTVMRAVESLPEELRAAITLREVDGLSYEEIAQKMGCPIGTVRSRIFRAREAIDQELRPLLDHQDTRERALR, via the coding sequence ATGGCCGAGAATGAGTTGGACCAAGAGCTGGTCAGGCGTGTCCAGCGTGGCGACAGTGCGGCATTCGATGCCTTGGTGCGCAAGTACCAGCATCGGATCACGGCGCTGATCGGGCGCTACATTCCCGACTGGAGCGAATGCCAGGACGTGGCCCAGGAAACCTTCCTCCGCGCGTATCGCGCGTTGCCGAATTTCCGGGGAGACGCCCAGTTCTATACCTGGTTGCACCGGATCGCAGTGAATACCGCCAAGAACTATCTAGTCGCGCAAAACCGCAGGCCGCCCACCGACGACATCGACGCCGGCGACGCGGAGCAGTTCGAGACCGGCCTGCGCCTGCGCGACAGCGACACCCCCGAACACGAATTGCTGCGGCAGGAAATCGAACGCACGGTGATGCGTGCGGTCGAATCCCTGCCGGAGGAACTGCGGGCCGCGATCACCCTGCGCGAGGTGGACGGCCTGAGCTACGAGGAGATCGCGCAGAAGATGGGCTGCCCCATCGGCACCGTGCGTTCGCGGATCTTCCGCGCGCGCGAGGCCATCGACCAGGAACTGCGGCCCCTGCTGGACCATCAAGACACTCGCGAGCGCGCCCTACGATGA
- the lepA gene encoding translation elongation factor 4: MQQIRNFSIIAHVDHGKSTLADRIIQICGGLEAREMEAQVLDSNPIERERGITIKAQSVSLPYKARDGKTYQLNFIDTPGHVDFSYEVSRSLAACEGALLVVDAAQGVEAQSVANCYTAVEQGLEVVPVLNKIDLPTADIERAKTEIEAVIGIDAEDAVAISAKTGLNVVEVLEAIVQRIPPPQPRDTDKLQALIIDSWFDNYLGVVSLVRVMQGEIGPGSKILVMSTGRTHQVDKVGVFTPKRKELPKLGAGEVGWITASIKDVHGAPVGDTLTLAASPAPKPLPGFQEMQPRVFAGLFPVDAEDYPALREALEKLRLNDAALRFEPESSEAMGFGFRCGFLGMLHMEIVQERLEREYDLNLITTAPTVIYEVLKTDGGIVPMDNPAKLPPVNMVQEIREPIIRANILTPPDYIGNVIKLCEEKRGVQIGITYMASQVQVSYELPMAEVVLDFFDKLKSVSRGYASLDYHFLRFDAGPFVRVDTLINGDKVDALSIICHRSHADRRGRELCEKMKELIPRQMFDVAIQAAIGSQIIARSTVKAMRKNVLAKCYGGDITRKKKLLEKQKEGKKRMKQVGRVEIPQEAFLAVLQVDSK; the protein is encoded by the coding sequence ATGCAGCAGATCAGAAACTTCTCCATCATCGCCCACGTCGACCACGGCAAGTCGACCCTGGCCGACCGCATCATCCAGATCTGCGGCGGCCTAGAGGCGCGCGAGATGGAAGCGCAGGTGCTCGACTCCAATCCGATCGAGCGCGAGCGCGGCATCACCATCAAGGCGCAGTCGGTGTCGCTGCCGTACAAGGCGCGCGACGGCAAGACCTACCAGCTCAACTTCATCGACACCCCCGGCCACGTCGACTTCAGCTACGAAGTCAGCCGCTCGCTGGCCGCCTGCGAGGGCGCGCTGCTGGTGGTGGACGCGGCCCAGGGCGTGGAGGCGCAGTCGGTCGCCAACTGCTACACCGCGGTGGAGCAGGGCCTGGAAGTGGTGCCGGTGCTCAACAAGATCGACCTGCCCACCGCCGACATCGAACGCGCCAAGACCGAGATCGAGGCCGTGATCGGCATCGACGCCGAGGACGCGGTGGCGATCAGCGCCAAGACCGGCCTGAACGTGGTCGAGGTGCTGGAGGCCATCGTCCAGCGCATTCCGCCGCCGCAGCCGCGCGACACCGACAAGCTGCAGGCGCTGATCATCGACTCCTGGTTCGACAACTACCTGGGCGTGGTCTCGCTGGTGCGGGTCATGCAGGGCGAGATCGGGCCGGGCAGCAAGATCCTGGTCATGTCCACCGGCCGCACCCATCAGGTCGACAAGGTCGGCGTGTTCACCCCCAAGCGCAAGGAGCTGCCCAAGCTGGGCGCCGGCGAAGTGGGCTGGATCACCGCCTCGATCAAGGACGTGCACGGCGCGCCGGTCGGCGACACCCTGACCCTGGCCGCCAGCCCTGCGCCCAAGCCGCTGCCGGGCTTCCAGGAAATGCAGCCGCGCGTGTTCGCCGGCCTGTTCCCGGTGGACGCCGAGGATTACCCGGCCCTGCGCGAAGCGCTGGAAAAGCTGCGCCTGAACGATGCCGCGCTGCGCTTCGAGCCGGAAAGCTCCGAGGCCATGGGCTTCGGCTTCCGCTGCGGCTTCCTGGGCATGCTGCACATGGAGATCGTGCAGGAGCGCCTGGAGCGCGAGTACGACCTCAACCTGATCACCACCGCGCCCACGGTGATCTACGAAGTGCTCAAGACCGACGGCGGCATCGTGCCCATGGACAACCCGGCCAAGCTGCCGCCGGTGAACATGGTCCAGGAGATCCGCGAGCCGATCATCCGCGCCAACATCCTGACCCCGCCGGACTACATCGGCAACGTCATCAAGCTGTGCGAAGAAAAGCGCGGCGTGCAGATCGGCATCACCTACATGGCCAGCCAGGTGCAGGTGAGCTACGAGCTGCCGATGGCCGAGGTGGTGCTGGACTTCTTCGACAAGCTCAAGTCGGTCAGCCGCGGCTACGCCTCGCTGGACTACCACTTCCTGCGTTTCGACGCCGGCCCGTTCGTGCGCGTGGACACGCTGATCAACGGCGACAAGGTCGATGCGCTGAGCATCATCTGCCACCGCAGCCACGCCGACCGGCGCGGCCGCGAGCTGTGCGAGAAGATGAAAGAGCTGATTCCGCGGCAGATGTTCGACGTGGCCATCCAGGCCGCGATCGGCTCGCAGATCATCGCCCGCAGCACGGTCAAGGCCATGCGCAAGAACGTGCTGGCCAAGTGCTACGGCGGCGACATCACCCGTAAGAAGAAGCTGTTGGAAAAGCAGAAGGAAGGCAAGAAGCGGATGAAGCAGGTCGGCCGCGTGGAGATTCCGCAGGAGGCCTTCCTGGCGGTGCTGCAGGTGGACAGCAAGTAA
- a CDS encoding 3-hydroxyacyl-CoA dehydrogenase NAD-binding domain-containing protein encodes MMAGLDGLRFQHWQTELREDGIVVLSFDRAGSSVNTFGQDVLIELDSLLERLALDPPKGLVLRSAKASGFIAGADIKEFQTFDQKGTVADAIRRGQQVFQRLAELPFPTVAAIHGFCMGGGTEISLACRYRVASSDPSTRIGLPEVKLGIYPGWGGSVRLPPLVGAPAAFDMMLTGRALSASNARSIGLVDKVVEAPLLVDAAVALALKGTQRPFKQRFMGWASNSWLARKILPGMLTKQVARKARKEHYPAPYALINTWARSSGGVQARLAAERKSVVKLASTPTARNLIRVFFLQERLKGQGGKEHGIRHVHVVGAGVMGGDIAAWSAYKGFEVTLSDREQRFIDGALTRAQDLFAKRVKDESKRPAVAARLKGDLAGEGAAQADLVIEAIIEKPEAKRELYDQVEPKMKPDALLTTNTSSIPLDELRDHIRRPAQFGGLHYFNPVALMPLVEIIRHDAMAAETEQRLAAFCKAIDKLPVPVAGTPGFLVNRVLFPYMLEAATAYAEGIPGPAIDKAAVKFGMPMGPIELIDTVGLDVAAGVGAELAPFLGLSVPAALSGVEPNKRGKKDGQGLYKWENGRAQKPELPKDYQTPSDLEDRLILPLVNEAVACLHDGVVSDADLLDAGVIFGTGFAPFRGGPIQYVRETGADALLERLKTLHARYGDRFAPRPGWDSPALRG; translated from the coding sequence ATGATGGCTGGCCTGGACGGACTTCGTTTCCAACATTGGCAGACCGAGCTGCGCGAGGACGGCATCGTGGTGCTGTCCTTCGACCGCGCCGGTTCGTCGGTCAATACCTTCGGACAGGACGTCCTGATCGAGCTGGACTCGCTGCTGGAGCGGCTGGCGCTGGACCCGCCCAAGGGCCTGGTGCTGCGCTCGGCCAAGGCCTCGGGCTTCATCGCCGGCGCCGACATCAAGGAATTCCAGACCTTCGACCAGAAGGGCACCGTGGCCGACGCGATCCGCCGCGGCCAGCAGGTGTTCCAGCGCCTGGCCGAGCTGCCCTTCCCCACCGTGGCGGCCATCCACGGCTTCTGCATGGGCGGCGGCACCGAGATCTCCCTGGCCTGCCGCTACCGCGTGGCCAGCAGCGACCCCTCGACCCGGATCGGCCTGCCGGAAGTGAAGCTGGGCATCTACCCGGGCTGGGGCGGCAGCGTGCGCCTGCCGCCGCTGGTGGGCGCGCCGGCCGCGTTCGACATGATGCTGACCGGCCGCGCGCTCTCGGCCTCCAATGCGCGCTCGATCGGCCTGGTCGACAAGGTGGTGGAAGCGCCGCTGCTGGTCGACGCCGCGGTCGCGCTGGCGCTCAAGGGCACGCAGCGGCCGTTCAAGCAGCGCTTCATGGGCTGGGCCAGCAACAGCTGGCTGGCGCGCAAGATCCTGCCGGGCATGCTGACCAAGCAGGTCGCGCGCAAGGCGCGCAAGGAGCACTACCCGGCGCCGTACGCGCTGATCAACACCTGGGCGCGCAGCAGCGGCGGCGTGCAGGCGCGGCTGGCGGCCGAGCGCAAGTCGGTGGTCAAGCTGGCCTCCACGCCCACCGCGCGCAACCTGATCCGGGTGTTCTTCCTGCAGGAGCGGCTCAAGGGCCAGGGCGGCAAGGAACACGGCATCCGCCACGTGCACGTGGTCGGCGCCGGCGTGATGGGCGGCGACATCGCCGCGTGGTCGGCCTACAAGGGCTTCGAGGTCACCCTGAGCGACCGCGAGCAGCGCTTCATCGACGGCGCGCTGACCCGCGCGCAGGACCTGTTCGCCAAGCGGGTCAAGGACGAGAGCAAGCGCCCGGCGGTGGCCGCGCGGCTGAAGGGCGACCTGGCCGGCGAAGGCGCGGCGCAGGCCGACCTGGTGATCGAGGCGATCATCGAAAAGCCCGAGGCCAAGCGCGAGCTCTACGATCAGGTCGAGCCGAAGATGAAGCCCGACGCGCTGCTGACCACCAACACCTCGTCGATCCCGCTGGATGAGTTGCGCGACCACATCCGCCGTCCCGCCCAGTTCGGCGGCCTGCACTACTTCAATCCGGTGGCGCTGATGCCGCTGGTGGAAATCATCCGCCACGACGCGATGGCGGCGGAGACCGAGCAGCGCCTGGCCGCGTTCTGCAAGGCCATCGACAAGCTGCCGGTGCCGGTGGCGGGCACGCCGGGCTTCCTGGTCAACCGCGTGCTGTTCCCATACATGCTGGAAGCGGCGACCGCCTACGCCGAAGGCATCCCCGGTCCGGCCATCGACAAGGCCGCCGTGAAGTTCGGCATGCCGATGGGCCCGATCGAACTGATCGACACCGTGGGCCTGGACGTGGCCGCGGGCGTGGGCGCCGAACTGGCGCCGTTCCTGGGCCTGAGCGTGCCGGCCGCGCTCAGCGGCGTGGAGCCGAACAAGCGCGGCAAGAAGGACGGCCAGGGCCTGTACAAGTGGGAGAACGGCCGCGCGCAGAAGCCGGAACTGCCCAAGGACTACCAGACGCCATCGGACCTGGAAGACCGCTTGATCCTGCCGCTGGTGAACGAGGCGGTGGCCTGCCTGCACGACGGCGTGGTCAGCGACGCCGACCTGCTCGACGCCGGCGTGATCTTCGGCACCGGCTTCGCCCCCTTCCGCGGCGGCCCGATCCAGTACGTGCGCGAAACCGGCGCGGACGCGCTGCTGGAGCGCTTGAAGACGCTGCACGCGCGCTACGGCGACCGCTTCGCGCCGCGACCGGGTTGGGATAGTCCGGCGCTGCGGGGCTGA
- the lepB gene encoding signal peptidase I, whose amino-acid sequence MRWFEIALVSLTLFSGAVWLLDKLFLAKRRAAREGLLDDGKEPIVIDYSKAFFPVLLVVLILRSFVAEPFRIPSNSMMPTLLTGDFILVNKFTYGLRLPISNQKVFALGEPQRGDVVVFKPPHHPDQDWIKRVVGLPGDRIGYHDNQVTVNGKLVKYTPIGTYEGHGKGTEMTGAQELSEDLMGRQHRVLERTNMPLLDQGEGDWEVPAGHYFVMGDNRDNSEDSRYWGVLPEGNLRGKAFLIWLNIDGGIDFKRIGNSIP is encoded by the coding sequence ATGCGCTGGTTTGAAATCGCCCTGGTGTCGCTGACGTTGTTCTCCGGTGCCGTCTGGCTGCTGGACAAGCTGTTCCTGGCCAAGCGCCGCGCCGCCCGCGAAGGGTTGCTCGACGACGGCAAGGAGCCGATCGTGATCGACTACTCCAAGGCGTTCTTCCCGGTGCTGCTGGTGGTGCTGATCCTGCGCAGCTTCGTCGCCGAGCCTTTCCGCATCCCCTCCAATTCGATGATGCCGACCCTGCTGACCGGCGACTTCATCCTGGTCAACAAGTTCACCTACGGCCTGCGCCTGCCGATCAGCAACCAGAAAGTGTTCGCCCTGGGCGAGCCCCAGCGCGGCGACGTGGTCGTGTTCAAGCCGCCGCACCACCCCGACCAGGACTGGATCAAGCGCGTGGTGGGCCTGCCGGGCGACCGCATCGGCTACCACGACAACCAGGTGACGGTGAACGGCAAACTGGTCAAGTACACCCCAATCGGCACCTACGAAGGGCACGGGAAAGGCACCGAAATGACGGGCGCCCAGGAGCTGAGCGAGGACCTGATGGGCCGCCAGCACCGCGTCCTGGAGCGGACCAATATGCCGTTGTTGGATCAGGGAGAGGGCGACTGGGAAGTCCCCGCCGGCCACTATTTTGTGATGGGCGACAATCGTGATAATAGCGAGGACAGCCGATACTGGGGCGTCCTGCCGGAGGGGAACCTGCGGGGCAAGGCGTTCCTGATCTGGTTGAATATCGATGGGGGCATCGACTTCAAGCGCATCGGCAACAGCATTCCGTGA
- a CDS encoding DegQ family serine endoprotease has product MTRPLRSLALAGALVAVLPVACTAQVPSTPIAPPPAATPAAPLVSGLPDFTALVQRVGPAVVNVRADIAPRRASRGQMPDEDQIPEIFRRFFGPDMPGGPQMPRGPRGGGSSLGTGFLISQDGYLLTNHHVVDGADTVKVTLSDRREYTAKVVGSDERSDVALLKIDAKGLPFLRLANAGLTKPGQWVIAIGSPFGLDHSVTAGIVSAIGRSNPYADQQYVPFIQTDVAINQGNSGGPLLNTSGEVVGINSQIFSNSGGYMGVSFAIPIDVAMNAAEQLRSTGKVQRGLLGVGVQGITAESAKGLGLPDTRGALVNSVQAGGAAEKAGVQLGDVILAVNDRPVNQSSDLPPLIGALAPGAKVQLQINRGGKTLTETVVLGALDAEAVETAARAANDDADAAPGRAGSNPLGVVAQDLSPALRQRLGLKTGEGVLVQTPGDDGAEAGLRPNDVVLSVGRTAVGSAAALNRELAGVRPGDTVMLLVRRGAATQFIAVTAQAKAG; this is encoded by the coding sequence ATGACTCGTCCGCTCCGCTCCCTCGCCCTGGCCGGCGCGCTGGTCGCCGTGCTGCCGGTGGCCTGCACCGCGCAAGTGCCGTCCACGCCGATCGCACCGCCGCCCGCGGCCACGCCCGCCGCGCCGCTGGTCAGCGGCCTGCCGGACTTCACCGCGCTGGTACAGCGCGTGGGTCCGGCGGTGGTCAACGTGCGCGCCGACATCGCCCCGCGCCGCGCCAGCCGCGGGCAGATGCCCGATGAGGACCAGATTCCCGAGATCTTCCGCCGCTTCTTCGGCCCGGACATGCCCGGCGGTCCGCAAATGCCGCGCGGTCCGCGCGGCGGCGGCAGCTCGCTGGGCACCGGTTTCCTGATTTCGCAGGACGGCTACCTGCTGACCAACCACCACGTGGTCGACGGCGCCGACACGGTCAAGGTGACCCTGTCCGACCGCCGCGAGTACACCGCCAAGGTCGTGGGCAGCGACGAGCGCTCCGACGTGGCCCTGCTCAAGATCGACGCCAAGGGCCTGCCGTTCCTGCGCCTGGCCAACGCCGGCCTGACCAAGCCGGGCCAATGGGTGATCGCGATCGGTTCGCCGTTCGGCCTGGACCATTCGGTCACCGCCGGCATCGTCAGCGCGATCGGCCGCAGCAACCCCTACGCCGACCAGCAGTACGTGCCCTTCATCCAGACCGACGTGGCGATCAACCAGGGCAATTCCGGCGGCCCGTTGCTCAACACCAGCGGCGAGGTGGTCGGCATCAACTCGCAGATCTTCTCCAACTCCGGCGGCTACATGGGCGTGAGCTTCGCGATCCCGATCGACGTGGCCATGAACGCCGCCGAGCAGCTGCGCTCCACCGGCAAGGTCCAGCGCGGCCTGCTCGGCGTGGGCGTGCAGGGCATCACCGCCGAAAGCGCCAAGGGCCTGGGCCTGCCCGACACCCGCGGCGCGCTGGTCAACAGCGTCCAGGCCGGAGGCGCGGCCGAGAAGGCCGGCGTCCAGCTCGGCGACGTGATCCTGGCGGTCAACGACCGGCCGGTGAACCAGTCCAGCGACCTGCCGCCGCTGATCGGCGCGCTGGCGCCGGGGGCCAAGGTCCAACTGCAGATCAACCGCGGCGGCAAGACCCTGACCGAAACCGTGGTCCTGGGCGCGCTGGACGCCGAAGCGGTCGAGACCGCCGCCCGCGCGGCCAACGACGACGCCGACGCGGCCCCGGGCCGCGCCGGCAGCAATCCGCTGGGGGTGGTCGCTCAGGACCTCAGCCCGGCGCTGCGCCAGCGCCTGGGCCTGAAGACGGGCGAGGGCGTGCTGGTGCAGACCCCCGGCGACGACGGCGCCGAGGCCGGCCTGCGCCCCAACGACGTGGTGCTGTCGGTGGGCCGCACCGCGGTCGGCAGCGCCGCGGCGCTGAACCGCGAACTGGCCGGGGTGCGCCCCGGCGACACGGTGATGCTGCTGGTGCGCCGTGGCGCGGCCACCCAGTTCATCGCGGTGACCGCGCAGGCCAAGGCCGGCTGA
- a CDS encoding DUF4845 domain-containing protein codes for MKRNQSGMTLIGFIIVLAVVGVFVYMGMKLIPMYTEYYGVKRALTSLSAEPGIADRDPAKIEDLFFRRLYVSYADNVKPEHVKIQRKDAGYEILVSYEVRRPLIANLDVVGHFEAKQDIRRGSGGAD; via the coding sequence ATGAAGCGTAATCAAAGCGGCATGACCCTGATCGGGTTCATCATCGTGCTGGCCGTGGTCGGCGTGTTCGTTTACATGGGCATGAAGCTGATCCCGATGTACACCGAGTACTACGGCGTGAAGCGCGCCTTGACCAGCCTATCCGCCGAGCCCGGCATCGCCGATCGCGATCCGGCCAAGATCGAAGACCTGTTTTTCCGTCGCTTGTATGTCAGCTACGCCGATAACGTGAAACCCGAGCACGTGAAGATCCAGCGCAAGGACGCTGGCTATGAAATTCTCGTGAGTTACGAAGTGCGCCGCCCGCTGATCGCCAACCTGGACGTGGTCGGCCATTTCGAGGCCAAGCAGGACATCCGCCGTGGTAGCGGTGGCGCCGACTGA